A part of Arachis hypogaea cultivar Tifrunner chromosome 12, arahy.Tifrunner.gnm2.J5K5, whole genome shotgun sequence genomic DNA contains:
- the LOC112727624 gene encoding germin-like protein subfamily 1 member 13, which yields MTIIAHFIVAFLALASSFASAYDPSPLQDFCVAVNDTKSAVFVNGKFCKDPMLVVAEDFFKHVDAGNTSNKLGSKVTPVSVNELFGLNTLGISLARIDFAPRGLNPPHIHPRGTEILIVIEGTLHVGFVTSNQNNGQNRLFTKVLNKGDVFVFPIGLPHFQLNVGYGNAVAIAALSSQNAGVITIANAVFGSTPPISDEVLAKAFQIDKNTIDYLQKQFWYDNN from the exons ATGACAATAATTGCACACTTCATTGTTGCCTTTCTGGCTTTGGCATCATCTTTTGCCTCTGCCTATGATCCCAGCCCTCTCCAAGACTTTTGTGTGGCAGTTAATGATACCAAATCTGCTG TTTTTGTAAATGGAAAATTTTGCAAAGATCCTATGCTTGTGGTAGCTGAAGATTTCTTTAAACACGTTGATGCTGGAAACACTAGCAATAAACTTGGTTCAAAAGTTACTCCAGTTAGCGTTAATGAATTATTCGGACTCAACACACTAGGCATATCCTTAGCTCGTATAGACTTTGCACCCAGAGGATTAAACCCTCCTCACATTCACCCGAGAGGCACAGAGATTCTTATTGTTATTGAAGGCACTCTTCATGTTGGATTTGTCACCTCTAACCAAAACAATGGACAGAACCGTCTTTTCACCAAAGTGCTAAATAAGGGTGACGTGTTTGTGTTTCCAATCGGGCTTCCTCACTTCCAATTGAATGTTGGTTATGGCAATGCTGTTGCTATTGCTGCTCTAAGCAGTCAAAATGCAGGAGTTATCACTATTGCCAATGCTGTTTTTGGATCTACTCCACCAATATCTGATGAAGTTTTAGCCAAAGCCTTTCAAATAGACAAAAACACAATCGATTATCTTCAAAAGCAATTCTGGTATGATAACAACTAG
- the LOC112727625 gene encoding 1-acyl-sn-glycerol-3-phosphate acyltransferase 2 isoform X2: MPVPAVVAIVPVGILFFTTGLIVNLIQTICYCLVRPISKSLYRRISRVALELLWLELVWLFDWWAGVKLQIFTDQEIINKMGKEHALVICNHRSDIDWLVGWILAQRSGCLGSALAVMKKSSKFLPVIGWSMWFAEYLFLERSWAKDENTLKSGIQRLQDYPLPFWLALFVEGTRFTQAKLLAAQEYATTTGLPVPRNVLIPRTKGFVSAVSNMRSFVPAIYDVTLAIPKNSPPPTLLRIFKGEPSVVHVHIKRHLMNELPKDDEGVAQWCRDVFVAKDALLDKHKYEDKFSDKESHDAGKPIKSLLVVISWYILLFVGFVKFVLFFPLLMSWKGLTISMAALGVVTILMQILIRFSQSEHSTPAKVVPIKTNRGEQLQAETRGLLS, from the exons ATGCCTGTCCCAGCCGTAGTTGCTATTGTTCCTGTGGGAATATTATTCTTCACCACCGGTCTCATCGTTAATCTCATTCAG ACAATATGTTATTGCCTTGTACGACCAATATCCAAGAGTTTGTACAGAAGAATCAGTAGGGTAGCACTAGAATTGTTGTGGCTAGAACTTGTATGGCTATTTGATTGGTGGGCAGGAGTTAAG CTCCAAATATTCACAGATCAAGAAATCATAAACAAGATGG GTAAAGAGCATGCACTTGTCATATGCAATCACAGAAGTGATATTGATTGGCTTGTTGGATGGATATTAGCTCAG CGATCTGGATGCCTTGGCAGTGCCCTTGCTGTGATGAAGAAGTCATCAAAGTTTCTTCCG GTGATTGGTTGGTCAATGTGGTTTGCTGAATATCTttttctagagagaagttgggCCAAAGATGAAAACACATTGAAG TCAGGCATACAACGACTTCAGGATTACCCTCTTCCCTTTTGGTTGGCTCTCTTTGTAGAAGGAACAAGATTTACACAGGCCAAACTTTTAGCTGCTCAGGAATATGCAACCACAACTGGATTGCCTGTTCCTAGAAACGTTTTGATTCCAAGAACTAAG GGATTTGTTTCAGCAGTGAGCAATATGCGTTCTTTTGTTCCTGCCATTTATGATGTAACTCTAGCTATTCCTAAGAATTCACCTCCTCCGACATTGCTAAGAATCTTCAAGGGAGAACCTTCAGTG GTGCATGTTCATATTAAACGACATTTGATGAATGAATTACCCAAGGATGATGAAGGTGTTGCTCAATGGTGTCGAGATGTATTTGTGGCTAAG GATGCATTGTTAGACAAACATAAATATGAAGATAAATTTAGTGACAAAGAATCTCATGATGCTGGTAAACCGATCAAGTCTCTATTG GTTGTTATATCATGGTATATTTTGCTTTTTGTGGGATTTGTGAAGTTCGTTCTCTTTTTTCCACTACTAATGTCATGGAAAGGTCTCACAATTTCAATGGCTGCTTTGGGAGTTGTTACTATCCTAATGCAAATTTTGATTCGGTTCTCACAATCTGAGCATTCAACACCAGCAAAAGTTGTCCCTATAAAAACAAATAGAGGAGAACAGTTACAAGCAGAGACTAGGG GTCTTCTTAGTTGA
- the LOC112727625 gene encoding 1-acyl-sn-glycerol-3-phosphate acyltransferase 2 isoform X1, with protein MPVPAVVAIVPVGILFFTTGLIVNLIQTICYCLVRPISKSLYRRISRVALELLWLELVWLFDWWAGVKLQIFTDQEIINKMGKEHALVICNHRSDIDWLVGWILAQRSGCLGSALAVMKKSSKFLPVIGWSMWFAEYLFLERSWAKDENTLKSGIQRLQDYPLPFWLALFVEGTRFTQAKLLAAQEYATTTGLPVPRNVLIPRTKGFVSAVSNMRSFVPAIYDVTLAIPKNSPPPTLLRIFKGEPSVVHVHIKRHLMNELPKDDEGVAQWCRDVFVAKDALLDKHKYEDKFSDKESHDAGKPIKSLLVVISWYILLFVGFVKFVLFFPLLMSWKGLTISMAALGVVTILMQILIRFSQSEHSTPAKVVPIKTNRGEQLQAETRGNKQD; from the exons ATGCCTGTCCCAGCCGTAGTTGCTATTGTTCCTGTGGGAATATTATTCTTCACCACCGGTCTCATCGTTAATCTCATTCAG ACAATATGTTATTGCCTTGTACGACCAATATCCAAGAGTTTGTACAGAAGAATCAGTAGGGTAGCACTAGAATTGTTGTGGCTAGAACTTGTATGGCTATTTGATTGGTGGGCAGGAGTTAAG CTCCAAATATTCACAGATCAAGAAATCATAAACAAGATGG GTAAAGAGCATGCACTTGTCATATGCAATCACAGAAGTGATATTGATTGGCTTGTTGGATGGATATTAGCTCAG CGATCTGGATGCCTTGGCAGTGCCCTTGCTGTGATGAAGAAGTCATCAAAGTTTCTTCCG GTGATTGGTTGGTCAATGTGGTTTGCTGAATATCTttttctagagagaagttgggCCAAAGATGAAAACACATTGAAG TCAGGCATACAACGACTTCAGGATTACCCTCTTCCCTTTTGGTTGGCTCTCTTTGTAGAAGGAACAAGATTTACACAGGCCAAACTTTTAGCTGCTCAGGAATATGCAACCACAACTGGATTGCCTGTTCCTAGAAACGTTTTGATTCCAAGAACTAAG GGATTTGTTTCAGCAGTGAGCAATATGCGTTCTTTTGTTCCTGCCATTTATGATGTAACTCTAGCTATTCCTAAGAATTCACCTCCTCCGACATTGCTAAGAATCTTCAAGGGAGAACCTTCAGTG GTGCATGTTCATATTAAACGACATTTGATGAATGAATTACCCAAGGATGATGAAGGTGTTGCTCAATGGTGTCGAGATGTATTTGTGGCTAAG GATGCATTGTTAGACAAACATAAATATGAAGATAAATTTAGTGACAAAGAATCTCATGATGCTGGTAAACCGATCAAGTCTCTATTG GTTGTTATATCATGGTATATTTTGCTTTTTGTGGGATTTGTGAAGTTCGTTCTCTTTTTTCCACTACTAATGTCATGGAAAGGTCTCACAATTTCAATGGCTGCTTTGGGAGTTGTTACTATCCTAATGCAAATTTTGATTCGGTTCTCACAATCTGAGCATTCAACACCAGCAAAAGTTGTCCCTATAAAAACAAATAGAGGAGAACAGTTACAAGCAGAGACTAGGGGTAACAAACAAGACTAG